A window of the Deltaproteobacteria bacterium genome harbors these coding sequences:
- the gltX gene encoding glutamate--tRNA ligase — translation MTEEVRVRFAPSPTGHLHIGGARTAIFNWLYARNQKGVFILRVEDTDRERSTEEYVRSIIEGMEWLGLDWDEGPYHQLARMDIYKSHVEKLLTEGKAYKCYCTTEELDERKKAALTRGEKPKYDGRCRTVSQNQNKPFCIRFKTNETGETKVHDLIKGDVIFQNAELDDLVIQRSDGIPTYNLCVVIDDALMRITHIIRGDDHLNNTPRQIQLYETFGYPIPHFAHLPMILGSDKARLSKRHGATSVLAYREMGYLPDAMINFLARIGWSHGDQEIFTRDELVEKFSFDHVGKSGGVFNAEKLLWLNSHYIKTTDNKTLAVPLVPHLESAGIRIVLDEYLYKTIGLTKERARTLIELAQMIKPFVVEDITLEEGAKKNINPELLREILPLLQQQNPFDEMSLKAAFERYIADKKLKLGIIAQPLRAALTGSTVSPGIYEVMTLLGKERVIKRIQKVLS, via the coding sequence ATGACGGAAGAGGTAAGAGTTCGTTTTGCACCATCCCCGACCGGGCACCTCCATATCGGAGGGGCACGGACCGCTATTTTTAACTGGCTCTATGCCCGCAATCAAAAGGGGGTCTTCATCCTGCGTGTCGAGGATACCGATCGGGAACGATCGACGGAGGAATATGTCCGGTCGATTATAGAAGGAATGGAATGGTTGGGACTCGATTGGGATGAGGGGCCTTATCATCAGCTCGCCCGGATGGATATCTACAAGTCTCATGTTGAAAAACTTTTGACGGAGGGAAAAGCATACAAATGCTACTGTACCACCGAAGAGCTTGATGAGAGGAAAAAGGCGGCACTCACCCGCGGAGAAAAACCGAAGTACGATGGACGCTGCCGGACGGTGAGCCAGAATCAAAACAAACCGTTTTGTATACGATTCAAGACCAATGAAACCGGCGAGACGAAGGTCCATGATCTGATCAAGGGGGACGTCATCTTCCAAAATGCCGAGCTGGATGACCTCGTGATCCAACGATCGGACGGAATCCCGACCTACAATCTCTGCGTTGTGATCGATGATGCCCTCATGCGTATCACACACATCATCCGTGGCGACGACCATCTGAATAACACGCCGAGACAAATCCAGCTTTATGAAACGTTCGGTTATCCGATTCCTCACTTCGCACACCTTCCGATGATCTTGGGATCAGACAAGGCTCGCCTCTCAAAAAGGCATGGGGCGACCTCGGTCCTCGCCTACCGCGAGATGGGATACTTGCCGGATGCGATGATCAACTTCCTCGCGAGGATCGGTTGGTCGCATGGAGATCAGGAGATTTTTACTCGGGATGAATTGGTCGAAAAATTTTCGTTCGACCATGTCGGCAAGTCGGGCGGTGTCTTTAATGCAGAAAAACTGCTCTGGTTAAACAGCCATTATATCAAAACAACTGATAATAAAACGCTTGCGGTCCCGTTGGTCCCTCACCTTGAGAGTGCGGGAATCCGGATCGTACTCGATGAGTATCTCTACAAAACCATCGGCTTGACAAAAGAACGAGCGAGAACATTGATTGAATTAGCTCAAATGATAAAACCGTTTGTTGTCGAAGATATTACCCTTGAGGAAGGGGCCAAAAAAAATATCAATCCGGAGCTTCTGAGGGAGATACTCCCCCTTCTGCAGCAACAAAACCCTTTTGATGAGATGTCTCTGAAGGCTGCCTTCGAGAGATACATTGCTGACAAAAAACTAAAACTCGGGATCATCGCCCAACCGCTCCGTGCCGCACTTACCGGTTCCACAGTCTCTCCCGGAATCTACGAGGTCATGACGCTCCTCGGAAAAGAGCGGGTCATCAAAAGAATTCAAAAAGTTCTTTCATGA
- the amrB gene encoding AmmeMemoRadiSam system protein B: protein MPPLRQPAVAGSFYPSDPKKLSEELKRCLDFPPRPKKTSIGVVVPHAGYIYSGRVAGELYSQINIPDRLIIMSPNHTGYGVPFSIWPRGEWETPLGKAKVDEELAASFMNQCPLLKEDEEAHQFEHSLEVQIPFVQYLKKDFAFVPITFSHLRFEQCVEVGQAIAEIIQKSKQPILIIASSDMNHYESQKIAETKDQLAIGQILKLDPKGLYETVHQTQVSMCGIIPTTVMLVAARELGATKVELVHHATSGDVTKDYGSVVGYASLIVE, encoded by the coding sequence ATGCCCCCACTTCGCCAACCAGCCGTTGCCGGTTCGTTTTATCCGTCCGATCCCAAAAAACTGAGCGAAGAGCTGAAACGTTGTCTGGATTTTCCACCAAGGCCTAAGAAGACGTCGATCGGGGTCGTCGTGCCGCATGCCGGATACATCTATAGTGGCCGTGTCGCCGGAGAACTCTACAGTCAGATCAATATCCCGGATCGGCTTATTATCATGTCGCCGAACCACACCGGATATGGTGTCCCATTTTCCATCTGGCCAAGGGGAGAATGGGAAACACCATTAGGGAAGGCTAAAGTCGACGAAGAACTTGCCGCCTCTTTCATGAACCAATGCCCGCTCCTCAAAGAAGACGAAGAGGCGCATCAATTTGAACATTCGCTCGAGGTTCAGATCCCTTTTGTCCAATATTTAAAAAAAGATTTCGCTTTTGTCCCGATCACATTCAGTCATCTCCGTTTCGAACAATGTGTCGAAGTCGGCCAGGCGATTGCTGAGATCATCCAAAAATCAAAACAACCGATTCTGATCATCGCAAGTTCTGACATGAACCACTACGAGAGCCAGAAAATTGCTGAAACAAAAGACCAACTCGCAATCGGCCAGATCTTAAAATTAGACCCCAAGGGTCTCTACGAAACCGTCCATCAAACCCAAGTCTCCATGTGTGGGATTATTCCGACGACGGTGATGCTCGTCGCCGCCAGAGAACTGGGGGCGACAAAAGTCGAACTTGTGCACCATGCCACAAGCGGGGATGTCACAAAGGATTATGGGTCGGTGGTCGGGTATGCGAGTCTAATTGTTGAATAA
- the ilvC gene encoding ketol-acid reductoisomerase — translation MATIYYDRDSSLEPLKGKKIVIFGYGSQGHAHALNLKDSGLDVTVALREGSGSIEKAKKHGLRVITDSKEAAKTADVTMIVIPDQDQKKLWDDHLKENLKKGSALFFAHGFNIHFKRIIPRPDQDCILIAPKGPGHLVRSQFQAGIGVPCLIAVGQDTSGKARSIGLAYAKGIGGTRAGVIETSFKEETETDLFGEQVVLCGGTMSLVQAGFETLVKAGYQPEIAYFECLHELKLIVDLLYNGGAANMRYSISNTAEYGDYTRGPRIIGESARKEMQKILKEIQNGDFAKEFIAECEKGNPTLKKMREETAKSLVEKVGVELRKMMPWLEGSVKGRE, via the coding sequence ATGGCAACTATCTACTATGATCGAGATTCAAGCCTTGAACCCCTGAAAGGGAAAAAAATTGTGATCTTCGGTTATGGGTCCCAAGGACATGCCCATGCCCTGAATCTCAAGGACAGTGGTTTGGACGTTACCGTCGCCTTGCGAGAGGGGAGTGGCAGCATTGAAAAGGCGAAGAAACATGGGTTGAGAGTCATCACTGATTCTAAAGAAGCAGCGAAGACCGCCGATGTCACAATGATTGTGATTCCTGATCAGGATCAAAAGAAGTTGTGGGATGATCACTTAAAAGAAAATCTCAAAAAAGGGTCGGCGCTTTTCTTCGCCCATGGGTTTAACATCCATTTTAAGAGAATTATCCCACGCCCGGATCAGGACTGTATCCTGATCGCCCCGAAGGGACCCGGGCATCTTGTCCGATCTCAATTTCAGGCAGGCATCGGTGTCCCCTGTTTGATCGCCGTTGGACAGGATACCAGCGGCAAGGCAAGGTCAATCGGTCTCGCCTATGCGAAGGGGATTGGGGGCACGCGCGCCGGTGTGATTGAAACAAGTTTCAAGGAAGAAACCGAAACCGATCTGTTTGGTGAGCAAGTGGTCCTCTGTGGCGGCACGATGAGTCTGGTCCAGGCGGGATTCGAAACGTTGGTCAAGGCAGGGTACCAGCCGGAGATCGCCTATTTCGAATGTCTGCATGAATTAAAATTGATTGTCGATCTCCTCTACAACGGTGGGGCGGCCAATATGCGTTATTCGATCTCGAACACCGCCGAATATGGCGACTACACACGTGGTCCGCGAATCATCGGCGAATCGGCACGAAAAGAGATGCAAAAGATCCTGAAGGAGATCCAGAACGGCGATTTTGCGAAGGAGTTTATCGCCGAGTGTGAAAAGGGAAACCCGACGCTCAAGAAGATGCGGGAAGAGACGGCCAAGAGTCTTGTCGAGAAGGTCGGTGTTGAATTGCGAAAAATGATGCCGTGGCTTGAGGGGTCCGTGAAGGGGAGGGAATAG
- a CDS encoding aspartate 1-decarboxylase — protein MLRTLLKSKIHRATVTRADLHYEGSLTIDQDLMKAADLVTHEQIHVWNVTTGSRFETYVIPGKKKSGFLQINGAAAHHAKEGDIVIISSFVQIPTSKLKRHKPKIVFVDEKNRMVRITRASGHKEE, from the coding sequence ATGCTACGAACCCTCCTCAAGTCCAAGATTCATCGTGCGACCGTGACTCGGGCCGATCTCCACTATGAAGGGAGTCTGACGATCGATCAAGATCTGATGAAGGCTGCTGATCTTGTCACTCATGAACAGATCCATGTCTGGAATGTGACAACGGGGAGTCGATTCGAAACCTACGTCATCCCCGGCAAAAAGAAGAGCGGATTTTTACAGATCAACGGGGCTGCGGCCCACCATGCCAAAGAGGGGGATATCGTCATTATCTCAAGTTTTGTCCAAATCCCGACATCAAAACTAAAGAGACACAAACCAAAAATTGTTTTTGTCGATGAAAAAAACAGAATGGTACGAATCACACGCGCCAGCGGCCACAAGGAGGAATAA
- a CDS encoding DUF177 domain-containing protein, whose protein sequence is MKIKISEIPVEGVHLTAELASDPWFGEVVRETFRKDSDGQNKASASLFLEKTCDNISLRGVASLDLKQECDRCLDFFPYHLSVPIEMTLAPLQNVQGGEKTEELTTEDENFSFYKGEEINLSEIIRETLVLALPIRYLCQESCKGICPQCGINLNHNACNCHDQTGHSQFAVLKKFNFRKK, encoded by the coding sequence ATGAAGATCAAGATCTCTGAGATCCCTGTAGAAGGTGTTCATTTGACAGCGGAATTGGCCTCTGATCCCTGGTTTGGTGAGGTGGTCCGAGAGACCTTTCGGAAGGATTCCGACGGTCAGAATAAGGCCTCCGCCAGCCTTTTTCTTGAGAAAACCTGTGACAATATCAGTCTGAGAGGGGTTGCCTCTCTGGATCTTAAACAGGAGTGCGATCGCTGTCTGGACTTTTTCCCTTATCATTTGTCTGTCCCGATTGAGATGACCTTGGCTCCTCTCCAAAATGTTCAGGGAGGAGAAAAGACGGAAGAATTAACGACAGAAGACGAGAATTTTTCCTTTTATAAAGGAGAAGAGATCAATCTTTCTGAGATCATTCGGGAGACATTGGTTTTGGCGCTTCCGATTCGTTATTTGTGTCAGGAATCTTGCAAGGGGATCTGTCCCCAGTGTGGCATCAATCTCAATCATAACGCCTGTAATTGTCATGATCAGACGGGTCATTCCCAATTTGCGGTGCTCAAGAAATTCAATTTTAGAAAAAAGTAA
- a CDS encoding antibiotic biosynthesis monooxygenase, with protein MIIVTALWKSKLGKEADLEKYLKQTVTEVTKHEPKCLQYTLHGSLEDPTRFFFYEQYVDKTSFEAHKRTGHFKQLLAATEKLVAEPVQIGFYEIIE; from the coding sequence ATGATTATTGTAACCGCCCTCTGGAAATCAAAACTTGGAAAAGAAGCCGATCTCGAGAAATACCTAAAACAAACCGTCACCGAAGTCACCAAGCACGAACCAAAATGTCTCCAGTATACACTGCACGGATCACTGGAGGACCCAACACGTTTTTTCTTTTACGAACAGTATGTCGACAAGACCTCTTTCGAGGCCCACAAAAGAACGGGTCATTTCAAACAGCTTCTCGCCGCCACAGAAAAATTGGTCGCTGAACCGGTACAGATCGGTTTCTATGAAATAATTGAGTAA
- a CDS encoding PaaI family thioesterase, translating to MKKMPKNYRSPDKFGSLLGYRLLKFDRKRMLARAVLTLREDHLSPAGRIHGGVISSFFDYTCGAAVFSTMQHNDFCSTVELKVNYFRPLFVGDYLNCTSQVIFRGNRLAVVHATLERKKEKVAMATATFYVVSNKK from the coding sequence ATGAAAAAAATGCCAAAAAATTACCGATCGCCCGACAAGTTTGGGAGCTTGTTAGGTTATCGACTCCTGAAATTCGACCGAAAACGAATGTTGGCAAGGGCGGTCTTGACCCTGCGGGAAGACCACCTCTCACCCGCCGGCCGGATCCATGGAGGGGTCATCTCTTCCTTCTTTGATTACACCTGTGGCGCTGCCGTTTTTTCGACCATGCAACATAATGACTTCTGCTCTACCGTAGAGCTGAAGGTGAATTATTTCCGCCCCCTCTTCGTCGGCGATTACCTCAACTGTACCTCTCAGGTCATCTTCCGCGGGAACCGACTTGCCGTCGTCCATGCCACCTTGGAGAGGAAAAAAGAAAAGGTCGCAATGGCGACAGCCACGTTTTACGTCGTCTCGAACAAAAAATAA
- a CDS encoding efflux RND transporter permease subunit, whose protein sequence is MNLSEISIRNPVFAWMLMAALILFGWIGFSRMGVSELPDVDFPVITVHLSLEGAAPEVMEADVVDIIEDAVTSVQGIREITSSCRHGEAYVTIEFELSRDIDVALQEVQTKIAQEQRRLPHDIDPPMVTKTNPEDRPIMWVSLSGDKPVRELMTYARDRLKDQFQILPGVGQIFLGGFLEPNLRIWVDQDKLEAYQLTLDDVVNAIEREHRELPAGRIETAEKEFNIRTMGEAPNLEDFGNIRILSRGGTPVYQPITLKEVATIEKGLGDSRRISRVLGKPAVGLGILKQRGANAVEVAGHIRKKVEALQKDIPEGMALGVNFDGTRFIEESVRELNFTLLLSAILTGIVCWLFLGSWSSTLNILLAIPTSIIGTFLALYFAGFTLNNFTLLGLILAVGIVVDDAIMVLENIVRHQEGGEERVQAALKGSRQITFAAISATLSIIAIFLPVAFMKGVIGRFFFQFGVTMSVAVSLSLLEALTLTPMRCSQFVSTRNHSSWLIRKTNEWFQKLADFYRRTLPWCLQNRKKVILGSLLFFLVSILLVRFLPKEFVPAQDQSMMLVRLQTPVGSSLEFTNARMKQAEEFLMNRPEFKRYYAAVGGFGGGDVNTGMLFVTMKPKNERELSQADFMDLLRLELNKIPDTKVFIQDLSMRGFTAHRGYPIEFTIRGSDWSQLVELSEKVRKKMTENPIFVDVDTDYQTDMPEIQIVPDRQKAAERGVSIETIARTINAAMAGVRAGRFLEGGRRNDIRVRLEDQDRMKSEDILRLMVRNNRGELISLTDVVATESKPSLLKISRINRERAVELYANLARGASQSEALEIIEKLSSDTLPEGYRMVFSGSTQTFQESFQGLLFALVLGIIVAYMILASQFNSFLHPISVLVALPFSLSGAFLSLLIGGQSLNIYSMIGLILLMGIVKKNSILLVDFTNQMRREGGAHQGAPLQSVHDAMLKACPIRLRPILMTSVSTIAAAIPPALSLGPGAETRIPMATAVIGGVLISTLLSLFVVPSVYSLLTKFERGHLKEGEG, encoded by the coding sequence ATGAACCTTTCAGAAATTTCGATTCGAAACCCGGTTTTTGCCTGGATGCTCATGGCGGCGCTGATTCTTTTCGGATGGATCGGTTTTTCCCGCATGGGGGTTTCCGAACTTCCGGACGTCGATTTCCCGGTCATCACGGTCCACCTCTCCCTCGAGGGGGCCGCACCCGAGGTCATGGAGGCGGATGTCGTCGATATCATCGAGGATGCGGTGACGTCGGTCCAGGGGATCCGCGAGATTACCTCTTCGTGTCGTCATGGAGAGGCGTATGTCACGATCGAGTTTGAACTCTCGCGCGATATCGACGTCGCCCTGCAGGAGGTCCAGACCAAGATTGCTCAGGAACAGAGACGCCTCCCTCATGACATCGACCCACCGATGGTGACCAAGACGAACCCGGAGGACCGGCCGATCATGTGGGTCTCTCTTTCCGGAGACAAACCGGTGCGTGAACTGATGACCTATGCGCGCGATCGCCTCAAGGATCAGTTTCAAATCTTGCCGGGTGTCGGTCAGATCTTCCTCGGGGGGTTTCTGGAACCAAACCTGCGCATCTGGGTCGATCAGGACAAACTCGAGGCGTACCAATTGACACTCGATGACGTCGTCAATGCCATCGAACGCGAGCATCGGGAGCTTCCTGCCGGACGGATCGAAACCGCTGAAAAAGAATTTAACATCCGCACGATGGGAGAGGCGCCCAACCTCGAGGATTTCGGAAATATCCGAATCCTCTCTCGAGGTGGAACTCCCGTCTATCAACCGATCACTCTGAAAGAGGTGGCGACGATCGAAAAGGGCTTGGGGGATTCACGCCGGATCTCGCGTGTCCTTGGGAAACCGGCCGTCGGTCTCGGAATCCTCAAACAACGAGGGGCGAACGCGGTAGAGGTCGCAGGCCATATCCGAAAAAAGGTCGAGGCGCTGCAAAAAGATATCCCGGAGGGGATGGCACTCGGTGTGAATTTCGATGGAACACGCTTCATCGAGGAATCGGTCAGGGAACTGAACTTCACGCTCCTCCTTTCAGCGATCCTCACAGGGATTGTCTGCTGGCTCTTCCTCGGCTCCTGGAGTTCGACCCTGAATATCCTTCTCGCGATCCCGACATCAATCATCGGAACCTTCCTGGCCCTTTATTTCGCCGGTTTTACACTGAACAATTTTACCCTGCTGGGCCTGATCCTGGCTGTCGGGATTGTTGTCGATGACGCGATCATGGTCCTCGAAAATATTGTGCGTCATCAGGAGGGGGGCGAGGAACGCGTCCAGGCGGCACTGAAGGGATCTCGTCAGATCACTTTCGCGGCCATCAGCGCCACGCTTTCTATTATTGCGATCTTTCTCCCTGTCGCCTTCATGAAGGGGGTGATCGGAAGATTCTTTTTTCAATTCGGTGTCACGATGTCTGTCGCTGTCAGTCTTTCACTGCTCGAGGCGCTAACCCTCACACCGATGCGGTGTTCACAGTTTGTCTCGACCCGAAATCATTCCTCCTGGCTCATCCGAAAAACAAATGAGTGGTTCCAAAAATTGGCTGACTTTTACCGTCGCACCCTCCCCTGGTGCCTCCAAAATCGTAAAAAAGTCATCCTGGGCTCGCTCCTTTTCTTCCTCGTCTCTATTCTTTTAGTTCGCTTCCTGCCGAAGGAATTCGTCCCGGCCCAGGATCAATCGATGATGCTGGTCCGACTCCAAACACCCGTCGGATCCTCTCTGGAATTTACCAATGCCCGGATGAAACAGGCGGAAGAATTCCTGATGAACCGACCGGAATTTAAACGTTACTACGCTGCCGTCGGCGGATTTGGAGGAGGAGATGTCAACACCGGAATGCTCTTCGTCACGATGAAACCAAAAAATGAAAGGGAACTTTCTCAAGCTGATTTCATGGACCTCTTAAGGCTGGAACTCAACAAGATCCCGGATACGAAGGTCTTTATTCAAGACCTCTCCATGCGCGGATTCACGGCGCATCGAGGGTATCCGATCGAATTTACGATTCGTGGATCTGACTGGAGCCAGCTTGTGGAACTTTCAGAAAAGGTCCGAAAGAAAATGACAGAAAACCCGATCTTCGTGGATGTCGACACCGACTATCAAACCGACATGCCGGAGATTCAGATCGTACCTGATCGGCAAAAGGCGGCGGAGAGAGGGGTCAGCATAGAGACAATTGCCAGGACAATCAACGCCGCCATGGCGGGGGTTCGGGCAGGCCGTTTCCTGGAAGGGGGAAGGAGAAATGACATCCGTGTCCGGCTGGAAGACCAGGACCGGATGAAGTCGGAAGACATCCTGCGGCTCATGGTTCGAAACAACCGCGGCGAGCTGATCTCTCTCACAGATGTGGTCGCCACGGAATCAAAACCATCGCTTTTAAAAATCTCCAGAATCAATCGGGAAAGGGCCGTAGAGCTCTACGCAAACCTCGCGCGAGGCGCCTCTCAATCCGAGGCGCTTGAAATCATCGAGAAGCTCTCGAGTGACACACTTCCGGAAGGTTATCGGATGGTCTTCAGCGGATCGACTCAAACCTTTCAGGAATCATTTCAAGGTCTCTTGTTCGCGCTCGTGCTCGGAATCATCGTCGCCTACATGATCCTCGCCTCTCAATTTAACAGCTTTCTCCACCCGATCTCCGTCCTGGTCGCACTCCCCTTCAGTCTCTCAGGGGCCTTTCTCTCACTCCTGATCGGCGGGCAATCGCTCAATATCTACAGCATGATCGGATTGATCCTGCTCATGGGAATCGTGAAGAAGAATTCGATCTTGCTCGTTGATTTCACAAACCAGATGCGCCGCGAAGGAGGGGCGCACCAAGGGGCGCCCCTACAGTCGGTACATGACGCCATGCTTAAGGCCTGCCCGATCCGACTCCGACCAATCCTAATGACCTCGGTCTCTACGATTGCCGCAGCGATCCCTCCGGCCCTCTCACTCGGCCCCGGCGCCGAAACCAGAATTCCGATGGCTACTGCCGTTATCGGAGGTGTTTTGATTTCAACCCTCTTGAGTCTTTTTGTGGTGCCATCTGTTTATAGTTTGTTGACGAAATTTGAGAGAGGTCATTTGAAGGAGGGTGAGGGATGA
- a CDS encoding TolC family protein, with product MLIHSAQAGARPESPTPQDNANEKPLTLHDCFESALVHNQDFQIQEEELRAAEGRYFRALSTVLPHLSVKGSEFIQDTSGTGATDGTLGSTFLRKSRPEVAINLSQPIFQGLREYSALTASSSDKERNRLRIERARELLFLEVTQLFLTVKELEADLEILTSQGNVLDKRIKDLRERVRLGRSRSSEILTTESQRALLEAEISKARGQLAIAREMLSFTTGIQPEKKLGDSEEVFPELLPLPNYLPSSSERADVLASDFDLKLSKANLLYERGGYLPELRLEGNYYPYRVGFQKEIDWDVLFTLNFPIFSGLETKGKTREAKAKLKQAEYSQEASHQKAELEIKEAYHELTASRESVQALDLAVKKAEENFKIHQREYNLGLVSNLELLQSLRDLQEVRREANRTRHQSTLNSHQLKIALGETVDSLALAKPEARFNRGEIPLSTPIPPHLKRPIDDDRGEQQ from the coding sequence GTGCTCATACATTCCGCGCAGGCGGGCGCCCGACCCGAGTCACCCACCCCACAAGACAATGCAAACGAAAAACCTCTCACCCTCCACGACTGTTTCGAATCGGCCCTCGTCCATAATCAGGATTTCCAGATCCAGGAAGAGGAGCTGCGGGCGGCCGAGGGACGTTACTTTCGGGCGCTCAGCACCGTCCTCCCCCACCTTTCGGTGAAGGGTTCCGAGTTTATTCAAGACACATCGGGGACTGGCGCGACCGATGGGACGTTGGGATCGACATTCTTAAGAAAGAGTCGGCCCGAGGTCGCGATCAACCTCTCCCAACCGATTTTTCAGGGACTGCGGGAATACTCCGCGTTGACCGCCTCCTCTTCAGATAAGGAACGAAACCGGCTGCGGATCGAGAGGGCGCGTGAACTCCTCTTTCTGGAGGTGACTCAACTTTTCTTGACCGTAAAAGAGCTCGAGGCCGACCTCGAGATCCTGACCTCTCAGGGGAATGTTTTGGACAAAAGGATCAAGGATCTGCGGGAAAGGGTCCGTCTGGGTCGATCGAGATCAAGCGAGATTTTAACAACAGAATCTCAAAGAGCGCTTCTCGAGGCGGAGATCTCGAAAGCCCGTGGACAATTGGCGATCGCGCGCGAGATGCTCTCTTTTACGACAGGAATTCAACCGGAGAAAAAACTGGGTGATTCCGAAGAAGTCTTCCCGGAACTTTTGCCGCTTCCCAATTATCTCCCCTCTTCAAGTGAACGGGCCGATGTCCTCGCCAGCGACTTCGATCTGAAGCTTTCGAAGGCAAACCTCCTCTATGAGAGAGGGGGATACCTTCCTGAATTAAGACTGGAAGGAAACTATTACCCGTACCGTGTTGGATTTCAGAAGGAGATCGATTGGGATGTTCTCTTCACGCTGAATTTTCCGATCTTCTCAGGACTGGAAACGAAAGGGAAAACACGAGAGGCGAAGGCGAAATTGAAACAAGCCGAATATTCCCAGGAGGCCTCCCATCAAAAGGCAGAGCTCGAGATCAAAGAGGCGTATCATGAATTGACAGCATCTCGGGAATCCGTTCAGGCACTCGATCTCGCCGTAAAAAAGGCCGAGGAGAACTTCAAGATCCATCAGCGGGAATATAATTTGGGGCTGGTCAGCAACCTCGAACTCCTCCAATCACTGCGGGACCTGCAGGAGGTGAGACGAGAGGCGAATCGAACCCGACACCAGTCGACATTGAATTCACATCAGTTGAAGATCGCGCTTGGAGAGACGGTCGATTCGCTCGCCCTGGCAAAGCCAGAGGCTCGCTTTAATCGGGGGGAGATACCGCTCTCCACCCCGATCCCCCCCCATCTGAAAAGGCCCATTGATGACGACCGGGGAGAGCAGCAATGA
- a CDS encoding putative toxin-antitoxin system toxin component, PIN family translates to MRPSAGHAAPPPKVVLDTNVIVSALLFEGISARLVTLWQADRIRLVLSRSILEEYLRVLSYPKFGLTDREVKTIVEEEILPFVETIPRESFSNIPLLQDPHDRKFLACLRAGKADYLVTGDKVLLAQKSFAGGEIVTPAEFLRNFSQFLVATIPPETR, encoded by the coding sequence ATGAGGCCGTCCGCTGGGCACGCCGCCCCTCCTCCTAAAGTTGTTCTCGATACCAACGTTATCGTCTCGGCCCTTCTCTTCGAGGGGATTAGCGCTCGATTGGTCACCTTATGGCAAGCGGACCGGATACGATTGGTCCTCTCTCGATCTATCCTGGAAGAGTATCTTCGAGTTCTCAGCTATCCGAAGTTCGGTCTTACAGACAGGGAGGTAAAGACTATTGTCGAGGAAGAAATCCTTCCTTTTGTCGAGACCATCCCGCGAGAGTCCTTCTCAAATATCCCTTTGCTCCAGGACCCTCACGATCGGAAATTTCTCGCCTGCCTCCGTGCTGGGAAGGCCGATTATCTGGTTACGGGGGATAAGGTGCTCCTGGCCCAAAAATCCTTCGCTGGAGGTGAGATTGTGACACCCGCTGAATTCCTTCGCAATTTTTCGCAATTTTTAGTCGCAACAATCCCCCCCGAAACTCGATAA
- a CDS encoding AbrB/MazE/SpoVT family DNA-binding domain-containing protein has protein sequence MLAKRTYKNQITIPKEALKGFEEIEYFDVFARGEEIVLRPVVIQSQGERLKRIRAKIRSLGLTEKDIDEAVRWARRPSS, from the coding sequence ATGCTCGCCAAGAGGACCTACAAAAATCAGATTACAATCCCGAAGGAGGCGCTCAAGGGGTTCGAAGAAATCGAGTATTTCGACGTCTTTGCCCGCGGTGAAGAGATTGTATTAAGACCGGTCGTCATCCAGTCCCAAGGAGAGCGACTCAAACGTATTCGGGCGAAGATCCGATCCCTCGGCTTGACAGAAAAGGATATCGATGAGGCCGTCCGCTGGGCACGCCGCCCCTCCTCCTAA
- the hpt gene encoding hypoxanthine phosphoribosyltransferase, which yields MELKTLLTEEQIQKRIRELTKEITKDFQGHEIVVVGVLKGSFLFMADLVRHLTGPLTCDFLRMSSYDSEGRSTGSVRLEFDLTQPVDGRNVLLVEDIVDTGLTASYLLKHLKEKNPRSVKLCTLLHKRVEKIQVPIDYLGFEIPNDYVVGYGMDLDGQYRHLPYIARVINVTI from the coding sequence ATGGAACTCAAAACACTGCTTACCGAAGAACAGATTCAAAAAAGAATCCGGGAGCTCACGAAGGAGATCACGAAGGACTTTCAGGGGCATGAGATTGTTGTTGTTGGCGTCCTCAAAGGCTCCTTCCTCTTCATGGCTGATCTCGTGAGACATCTCACCGGTCCCTTGACCTGCGATTTTTTGAGGATGTCGAGTTATGACTCGGAAGGACGATCGACAGGAAGCGTCCGGCTCGAGTTTGATCTGACTCAACCTGTTGACGGCAGAAATGTCCTCCTGGTCGAGGATATCGTTGATACCGGATTGACCGCCTCTTATCTGCTAAAACATCTGAAGGAAAAAAATCCGCGATCCGTCAAACTCTGCACCCTGCTTCACAAGAGGGTTGAGAAGATTCAGGTCCCGATCGACTACCTCGGGTTTGAAATTCCAAACGACTATGTGGTCGGCTACGGAATGGATCTGGATGGTCAGTATCGCCATCTCCCCTACATTGCGCGAGTGATCAATGTGACAATTTAG